A portion of the Burkholderia sp. GAS332 genome contains these proteins:
- a CDS encoding carbohydrate ABC transporter substrate-binding protein, CUT1 family, which translates to MISLRLRRLAHASIAAALVAGALCSTAADAATLNVNVSARGNQRSTWQDAFDKFKKANPDVDLKVTYVTEEAYKVQMGGWLATDPPDVVSWHDGERMAYYAQRGLLEDLSSDWNKNGWSQQYASVKEASTYKGKQYAAPLGYDAYGFFYRKDLFEKAGIKGEPKTWDEFLDACKKLKASGVAPIAVAARDSWTLAAWFDYLDLRINGNAFHQQLMAGEIPYTDPRVKKVYAAWKTLIDDHYFIDNALSYDLDSIAPFLVNGKASMMLMGTFFSASIPASIKPQTGFFRFPVIDANVPMAEDGPVNVLLIPAKAKNKADARKLLAFMEQPQINADLAKGWGQLPSNSQAAEPEDEISKVGFQTLANTKGGIAQFYDRDMQKEMADEGMKAMQQFYSDPSQLDAVLVRLEATRKRIYKK; encoded by the coding sequence ATGATTTCTCTTCGCCTTCGCCGTCTGGCACACGCGTCGATTGCGGCCGCTCTGGTCGCAGGCGCGCTCTGTTCCACCGCGGCCGACGCGGCCACGCTGAACGTCAACGTATCGGCGCGCGGCAATCAGCGTTCGACGTGGCAGGACGCGTTCGACAAGTTCAAGAAAGCCAATCCCGACGTCGACCTCAAGGTGACCTACGTCACCGAGGAAGCATACAAGGTGCAGATGGGCGGTTGGCTCGCCACCGATCCGCCGGATGTCGTGTCATGGCACGACGGCGAGCGGATGGCGTATTACGCGCAACGCGGCCTGCTCGAAGATCTGTCGTCGGACTGGAACAAGAACGGTTGGTCGCAACAATATGCGTCGGTGAAGGAAGCCTCGACGTATAAAGGTAAGCAGTACGCCGCGCCGCTCGGTTATGACGCCTACGGCTTCTTCTATCGCAAGGATCTGTTCGAGAAGGCCGGCATCAAGGGCGAACCGAAAACGTGGGATGAATTTCTCGACGCCTGCAAGAAACTCAAGGCAAGCGGCGTTGCACCGATCGCCGTCGCGGCACGTGATAGCTGGACGCTTGCCGCATGGTTCGACTATCTCGACCTGCGCATCAACGGCAACGCGTTCCATCAGCAATTGATGGCCGGTGAAATTCCGTACACCGATCCGCGCGTAAAAAAAGTCTATGCCGCGTGGAAGACGCTGATCGACGATCACTACTTCATCGACAACGCGCTCTCCTACGACCTCGATTCGATTGCGCCATTTCTCGTGAACGGCAAGGCGTCGATGATGCTGATGGGCACGTTCTTCTCGGCGAGCATTCCCGCGTCCATCAAACCGCAGACCGGCTTCTTCCGTTTCCCGGTGATCGACGCGAACGTGCCGATGGCCGAAGACGGTCCGGTCAACGTGCTGCTGATTCCGGCGAAGGCGAAGAACAAGGCCGATGCCCGCAAATTGCTGGCCTTCATGGAGCAGCCGCAAATCAACGCCGATCTCGCGAAGGGCTGGGGGCAACTGCCGTCGAACAGCCAGGCGGCGGAACCTGAAGATGAAATTTCGAAGGTCGGTTTCCAGACGCTCGCCAACACGAAGGGCGGCATCGCGCAGTTTTACGATCGCGACATGCAGAAGGAAATGGCCGACGAAGGCATGAAGGCGATGCAACAGTTCTACAGCGATCCGTCGCAACTCGACGCCGTGCTCGTGCGCCTCGAGGCGACCCGCAAGCGCATCTACAAGAAGTAA
- a CDS encoding carbohydrate ABC transporter membrane protein 1, CUT1 family yields MSHSAARRLPAARHRHVSTTRRHQHRAALFFLLPGCALFCLCVVYPIISSISLSFYNWDGMTPKTFAGFDNYIELFHADTFYTALKNNLIWLALFLLAPPLGLLFALYLNQHIRGMRVVKSLFFAPFVLSGVVVGLVFSWFYDPGFGLLRLIVGHGIPVLGDPHTVTFGIIFAALWPQTPFCMVLYLTGLTGINPEVVEAARMEGAKGVRLLWHVILPQLRPATFMAVVLTVIGALRSFDLIAVMSGGGPFDSSTVLAYYMYDQAIKYYREGYSAAIAVVLFAIMLVYIVFHLRRMLREEH; encoded by the coding sequence ATGTCTCATTCCGCAGCGCGCCGCCTACCCGCGGCGCGGCACCGGCACGTCTCTACGACGCGCCGCCATCAGCACCGCGCCGCGTTGTTCTTCCTGTTGCCGGGTTGTGCGTTGTTTTGCCTGTGTGTGGTCTACCCGATTATCAGCAGCATTTCGCTCAGCTTTTACAACTGGGACGGTATGACGCCGAAGACGTTCGCGGGCTTCGATAACTACATCGAGCTGTTCCATGCGGACACCTTTTATACGGCGCTCAAGAACAACCTGATCTGGCTCGCGCTGTTCCTGTTGGCGCCGCCGCTCGGACTGCTGTTCGCGCTCTATCTGAACCAGCATATCCGTGGCATGCGCGTCGTGAAGTCGCTGTTTTTCGCGCCGTTCGTGCTCTCGGGCGTGGTGGTCGGTCTTGTGTTCAGCTGGTTTTACGATCCGGGTTTCGGCTTGCTGCGGCTGATCGTCGGTCACGGCATTCCCGTGCTCGGCGATCCGCACACCGTCACCTTCGGCATCATTTTTGCCGCGCTGTGGCCGCAAACGCCGTTCTGCATGGTGCTGTACCTCACCGGGCTGACCGGCATCAATCCGGAAGTGGTCGAGGCGGCGCGCATGGAGGGCGCGAAAGGCGTGCGTCTGCTATGGCACGTGATCCTTCCGCAACTACGGCCCGCGACGTTCATGGCCGTCGTGCTGACCGTGATCGGCGCGCTGCGCAGCTTCGACCTGATCGCGGTGATGAGCGGTGGCGGTCCCTTCGATAGCTCGACCGTGCTCGCCTATTACATGTACGACCAGGCGATCAAGTACTACCGCGAAGGCTATTCCGCGGCGATTGCCGTCGTGCTGTTCGCCATCATGCTCGTCTACATCGTGTTTCATCTGCGCCGCATGCTGCGCGAAGAACACTGA
- a CDS encoding beta-galactosidase has translation MQLGVCYYPEQWPRSMWADDAKRMVELGITHVRIAEFAWSRMEPRAGEFAWGWLDEAVETLAAAGLKLVLGTPTASPPKWLIDAHPDVLPVRADGVRWNFGSRRHYDISSEIYRRECVRIVAAMAARYGRHPSIVAWQTDNELGCHETVPSYSSAAQTRFQTWLEHRYDSVDALNDAWGNVFWSMEYPSFEAIGLPNLTPTDANPIHLLDFRRFMSDEVASFHREQIDVLREHAPEADLLHNFMGFFTTFDHYRFAEDNALDVAAWDSYPIARTESIALPEAQKARYARTAHPDVSAFDHDRYRAIGAGRFWVMEQQAGPVNWAPWNPVPAKGMVRLWAYEAFAHGAELVSYFRWRQCPYAQEQMHSGLNLPNNELSPGGLEVQQVAREIASSAALSGLGVPTRVATAIVFDYETQWMFEIQRHGKTFDYQTLAFDYYEALRELGLDVDIVSSKADLSQYRLVVVPSIAVIDEALVDQIERSSAQWVFGPRSGSKTTTFAIPSSLPPAALQRVLPMQVLEVETLRPTLTPALSIGDTQGVALHWREHVRANDGTTVDAQFDDTWPAILTHGRVRYVAGWLSHGLHRAVLQQAAKQAGIETQWLAEGLRMRRRGDLTFAFNFGPEQVQAPAPVNATYVLGHSQLKTGDVCAWKNA, from the coding sequence ATGCAACTTGGTGTTTGCTATTACCCAGAACAATGGCCGCGTTCGATGTGGGCCGACGATGCGAAGCGTATGGTCGAGCTCGGCATTACGCATGTGCGGATCGCGGAATTCGCGTGGAGCCGGATGGAGCCGCGAGCCGGCGAATTCGCTTGGGGCTGGCTTGACGAAGCCGTCGAGACACTGGCCGCCGCGGGACTGAAACTCGTGCTGGGCACACCGACCGCGTCGCCGCCGAAGTGGCTGATCGACGCGCATCCGGACGTGTTGCCAGTTCGCGCGGACGGTGTGCGCTGGAATTTCGGCTCGCGTCGTCACTACGATATTTCCAGCGAAATATATCGGCGAGAGTGCGTGCGCATCGTCGCGGCGATGGCGGCGCGCTACGGACGGCATCCGTCTATCGTCGCGTGGCAGACCGATAACGAACTCGGTTGCCACGAGACCGTGCCGAGTTACTCGAGCGCGGCACAGACGCGTTTTCAGACGTGGTTGGAGCATCGTTATGACAGCGTCGATGCGTTGAACGATGCATGGGGCAACGTGTTCTGGAGCATGGAGTACCCGTCGTTCGAGGCGATCGGCTTGCCCAACCTCACGCCCACGGACGCCAATCCGATCCACCTGCTCGACTTCCGCCGCTTCATGTCGGACGAGGTGGCGAGCTTCCATCGCGAGCAGATCGACGTGCTGCGTGAGCATGCACCCGAGGCGGATCTGCTGCATAACTTCATGGGCTTCTTCACGACCTTCGATCACTACCGCTTCGCCGAAGACAACGCGCTCGACGTGGCGGCGTGGGACAGCTATCCGATCGCGCGCACTGAATCGATCGCACTGCCTGAAGCGCAGAAGGCACGTTACGCACGCACCGCGCATCCCGACGTTTCTGCGTTCGATCACGACCGCTATCGCGCGATTGGCGCTGGCCGTTTCTGGGTGATGGAGCAACAGGCCGGGCCGGTGAACTGGGCGCCGTGGAATCCGGTGCCGGCGAAGGGCATGGTCAGGCTGTGGGCGTATGAAGCGTTCGCGCACGGCGCGGAACTGGTGTCGTATTTCCGTTGGCGTCAGTGTCCGTATGCGCAGGAACAGATGCATTCCGGCCTCAATCTGCCGAACAACGAACTCTCGCCGGGCGGCCTCGAAGTGCAGCAGGTGGCGCGTGAGATTGCTTCGTCCGCGGCGCTGTCAGGACTCGGCGTGCCGACGCGCGTGGCCACCGCGATCGTGTTCGACTACGAGACGCAGTGGATGTTCGAGATTCAGCGTCATGGCAAAACCTTCGATTACCAGACGCTGGCGTTCGACTACTACGAGGCGCTGCGTGAGCTCGGTCTCGACGTCGATATCGTGTCGAGCAAGGCCGATCTATCGCAGTACCGGTTGGTGGTCGTGCCGAGCATTGCCGTGATCGACGAGGCGCTCGTCGACCAGATCGAGCGGAGTTCGGCGCAATGGGTGTTCGGTCCGCGGAGCGGTTCGAAGACGACGACCTTTGCCATTCCGTCAAGTTTGCCGCCCGCCGCGTTGCAACGCGTTCTGCCGATGCAGGTGCTCGAAGTCGAAACGCTGCGCCCGACGCTTACGCCTGCGCTTTCGATAGGCGACACGCAAGGCGTCGCGCTGCATTGGCGCGAGCACGTTCGCGCCAATGACGGGACGACGGTCGACGCGCAATTCGACGACACGTGGCCGGCGATCCTTACCCACGGAAGGGTGCGCTATGTGGCGGGTTGGTTATCGCACGGGTTACATCGTGCGGTTTTGCAGCAGGCAGCGAAGCAGGCGGGCATCGAGACGCAATGGCTGGCTGAGGGCCTGCGCATGCGCCGCCGCGGCGATCTGACTTTCGCATTCAACTTCGGCCCGGAGCAAGTGCAGGCGCCCGCGCCGGTCAACGCGACTTATGTGCTGGGACATTCACAGTTGAAAACCGGTGACGTTTGCGCGTGGAAGAACGCGTAG
- a CDS encoding carbohydrate ABC transporter ATP-binding protein, CUT1 family yields the protein MATIRLTNVQKSYGDHPPVIRRVNLEIAQHEFCVFLGPSGCGKSTLLRMIAGLEDLSEGELQIGGRLVNDVPAAARGVAMVFQSYALFPHMTVFDNMAFGLKLAKQPKDVIDRKVREAARILQLDAFLDRYPKALSGGQRQRVAIGRAIVREPGVFLFDEPLSNLDAALRGQTRVEIARLHQRFANASVVYVTHDQVEAMTLADRIVLLHAGADAERFGSIAQTGAPLDLYHHPKSRFVAGFIGSPRMNFIDAVVDSIDAGKVAVTLTNSGERLIANVDGARLQRGQPVTLGVRPEHLRLDGDEQFIQCVTVLSERLGEHSYIHADHAAGTLIAKAAGDTPIGSGERICIHVPPSACHLFDGEGVALRRSTFEPERVAA from the coding sequence ATGGCAACGATTCGTCTTACGAACGTGCAGAAGTCGTATGGTGACCATCCGCCGGTGATCCGGCGCGTGAATCTCGAGATCGCGCAGCACGAGTTCTGCGTGTTTCTGGGGCCCTCGGGTTGCGGCAAGTCGACCCTGCTGAGAATGATCGCCGGTCTCGAAGACCTGAGCGAGGGCGAGTTGCAAATCGGCGGTCGCCTCGTGAACGATGTCCCCGCCGCCGCGCGTGGCGTGGCGATGGTGTTCCAGAGCTACGCGCTGTTTCCGCACATGACCGTGTTCGACAACATGGCGTTCGGCCTGAAACTCGCGAAGCAACCCAAGGACGTCATCGACCGGAAGGTGCGCGAAGCCGCGCGCATTCTGCAACTGGACGCCTTCCTTGACCGCTATCCGAAAGCGCTCTCGGGCGGGCAGCGGCAACGCGTGGCGATCGGCCGGGCGATCGTGCGCGAACCCGGCGTGTTCCTGTTCGACGAACCGCTGTCGAATCTCGACGCTGCGCTGCGTGGCCAGACCCGCGTCGAAATCGCCCGCCTGCACCAGCGCTTTGCGAATGCAAGCGTGGTCTATGTGACCCACGATCAGGTCGAGGCGATGACGCTGGCCGACAGAATCGTGCTGCTGCACGCAGGTGCTGACGCTGAGCGCTTCGGCAGCATCGCGCAGACCGGCGCGCCGCTCGACTTGTATCACCATCCGAAGTCGCGCTTTGTGGCGGGCTTCATCGGTTCGCCGCGCATGAATTTCATCGATGCGGTGGTCGATTCGATCGATGCGGGCAAGGTGGCCGTCACGCTGACAAACAGCGGCGAGCGGTTGATTGCGAATGTCGATGGTGCACGTCTTCAGCGTGGCCAGCCTGTCACGCTCGGCGTGCGCCCGGAACATCTGCGCCTCGATGGCGACGAGCAGTTCATTCAGTGCGTCACGGTGCTATCGGAACGGCTCGGCGAGCACAGCTATATTCACGCGGATCACGCGGCAGGCACGCTCATCGCCAAGGCCGCGGGCGATACGCCGATTGGTTCGGGTGAACGCATCTGCATTCACGTTCCACCTTCCGCATGTCATCTGTTCGATGGGGAGGGCGTGGCACTGCGGCGCAGCACATTCGAACCGGAGCGAGTCGCCGCTTGA
- a CDS encoding carbohydrate ABC transporter membrane protein 2, CUT1 family has translation MYPLPVERWKPLNRALYKASLPLALLVWLLPMLAVLVTSIRSSDELSQGDYWGWPKHFALIENYGTALTQTPMLHYFANSVLITVPSVIGAIVLASMAGFALATYRFPGNTAVLFAFVAGNFVPIQILMIPVRDMALKVGLFNSVWALVIFHVSFQTGFCTLFLRNFIKQLPFEMIEAARVEGASEWTIYWRIVLPLIRPALAALGILVFTFVWNDYFWALCLTQGDEAAPITVGVAALKGQWTTAWNLVAAGSVLAALPSVLMFFLMQKHFVAGLTFGASKG, from the coding sequence ATGTATCCGCTTCCCGTCGAACGCTGGAAACCACTCAATCGCGCGCTGTACAAAGCGTCGTTGCCGCTCGCGCTGCTGGTATGGCTATTGCCGATGCTGGCCGTGCTCGTCACATCGATCCGCTCTTCGGACGAGTTGTCGCAAGGCGACTACTGGGGCTGGCCGAAGCATTTTGCGTTAATCGAAAACTACGGCACGGCGCTCACGCAAACGCCGATGCTCCATTACTTCGCCAATAGTGTGCTGATCACGGTGCCGTCGGTGATCGGTGCGATCGTGCTGGCGTCGATGGCGGGTTTTGCTTTGGCGACCTACCGGTTCCCAGGCAATACCGCTGTGCTGTTCGCCTTTGTAGCCGGCAACTTCGTCCCGATCCAGATTCTGATGATCCCCGTGCGCGACATGGCGCTGAAAGTGGGCCTCTTCAATAGCGTGTGGGCGCTGGTGATCTTTCACGTGTCGTTTCAGACCGGCTTTTGCACGCTGTTTCTGCGCAACTTCATCAAGCAGTTGCCGTTCGAGATGATCGAGGCGGCGCGCGTGGAAGGGGCGAGCGAATGGACGATCTACTGGCGCATCGTGCTGCCGCTGATCCGGCCCGCGCTCGCCGCGCTCGGCATCCTCGTCTTCACGTTTGTCTGGAACGACTACTTCTGGGCGCTGTGCCTCACGCAAGGCGATGAGGCTGCGCCGATCACCGTGGGCGTCGCCGCGCTGAAGGGCCAATGGACGACGGCATGGAATCTCGTCGCCGCCGGCTCTGTGCTCGCCGCCTTGCCCTCCGTGCTGATGTTCTTCCTGATGCAGAAGCATTTCGTCGCCGGCCTGACTTTCGGTGCAAGCAAGGGCTGA
- a CDS encoding transcriptional regulator, LacI family produces MVTLSEVAKRARVTAATVSNVLRNREKVRPETAERVLKAIADLGYRPNLNARALAEGRSSTLALMLSNISNPFYPEFVSAAERAARKAGYFLMVCNTDDDAEIGRAYLNQIAGTLADGVLVMNTDITINELCASATHSAPILLAMWEHPETPPALPCIAVDFAHAGALAARHLLELGHREIGLLIGDGCGGLQDARSNGFRAVMHEAGIETDAAAVLQIRDSIDAGYAACMQLMANRPHLTAIFATNDLLAIGAAQALITLGRAVPNDVSVIGITDIQLAHQVHPALTTVAIQTAAVAELSIKSLIRLIHTPEQQPSMVLAPPPQLVVRASTGPRRMR; encoded by the coding sequence ATGGTCACCCTGTCCGAAGTCGCAAAGCGCGCGCGCGTCACCGCCGCAACCGTTTCCAATGTCCTGCGCAACCGCGAGAAGGTCCGCCCGGAGACTGCCGAACGCGTGCTCAAAGCGATCGCCGATCTCGGCTACCGGCCCAATCTGAACGCGCGCGCGCTGGCGGAGGGCCGCTCGTCGACCTTGGCCTTGATGCTGTCGAACATCTCGAACCCGTTCTACCCCGAGTTCGTGTCGGCCGCTGAACGAGCGGCGCGCAAAGCCGGGTACTTCCTGATGGTTTGCAATACCGACGACGATGCGGAGATCGGCCGCGCGTATCTGAACCAGATCGCCGGCACGCTCGCGGACGGTGTGCTCGTGATGAACACGGACATCACGATCAACGAGTTGTGCGCCTCGGCCACGCACAGCGCGCCGATCTTGCTGGCGATGTGGGAACACCCGGAGACGCCGCCCGCGCTACCCTGCATCGCCGTGGATTTTGCTCATGCGGGCGCGCTTGCCGCGAGGCACCTGCTCGAACTGGGTCACCGCGAGATTGGCCTGCTGATCGGCGACGGTTGCGGTGGCTTGCAGGATGCGCGCTCCAACGGATTTCGTGCGGTCATGCACGAGGCCGGGATCGAAACAGACGCCGCCGCGGTGCTGCAGATCCGCGACTCGATCGACGCCGGCTACGCTGCCTGCATGCAGTTGATGGCGAACCGCCCTCACCTCACCGCCATTTTCGCGACCAACGATCTGCTGGCGATCGGCGCGGCACAGGCGTTGATCACGCTGGGCCGTGCGGTGCCGAACGACGTGTCAGTCATCGGCATTACGGACATTCAACTGGCGCACCAGGTGCATCCTGCGTTGACGACAGTTGCGATCCAGACGGCGGCCGTCGCGGAGTTGTCGATCAAGAGTCTGATCCGGTTGATTCATACGCCGGAACAGCAGCCGTCGATGGTGCTTGCGCCGCCGCCGCAACTCGTCGTGCGGGCGTCGACGGGGCCTCGGCGCATGCGTTGA